The proteins below come from a single Miscanthus floridulus cultivar M001 chromosome 1, ASM1932011v1, whole genome shotgun sequence genomic window:
- the LOC136493633 gene encoding rop guanine nucleotide exchange factor 3-like — protein MDRDSSSSSVSVSDGSSEAGERGGCCSSPSTRSLVDAAGGNLSRTVSDVSTSFSEQCSSVDVDHSGPFEPTAAVAKLIGGRSPASAAESLRRLSIKPRADVIDRRSTDDEMELVKERFSKLLLGEDMSGGGKGVCTAVAISNAITNLYATVFGSCHKLEPLPAGKKAMWTREMDCLLSVCDYIVEFYPSTQTLPDGTKVEIMETRPRSDIYTNLPALEKLDAMLIDILDSFQKAEFWYADAGTRSFGSVTSSSSSRMSSSFRRSAHRNEDKWWLPVPCVPDAGLTDKARKDLQQRRDCANQIHKAAVAINSGVLSDMEVPESFMAVLPKSGRASVGDSVYRVMLGADKFSPEFLLDTLDISSEHDALAMADRVEAAMYVWLRKASGSHGKLPWSKVKELAAADDDKNVTLANRAESLLLCIKHRFPGLSQTTVDTSKIQFNKDVGQAILESYSRVLESLAFNIVSWIDDVLFVDRSIRKFSDNLKP, from the exons ATGGACAGGGACAGCAGCAGCTCATCGGTCTCGGTGTCCGACGGGAGCTCGGAGGCCGGGGAGCGCGGTGGGTGCTGCTCGTCGCCGTCCACGCGGAGCCTCGTCGACGCGGCGGGGGGCAACCTCAGCCGCACCGTGTCCGACGTGTCCACGTCCTTCTCGGAGCAGTGCAGCAGCGTCGACGTCGACCACAGCGGGCCGTTCGAGcccaccgccgccgtggccaaGCTCATCGGCGGGCGGTCCCCGGCGTCCGCCGCCGAGTCACTCAGACGGCTCAGCATCAAGCCCCGCGCCGACGTGATCGACCGCCGCTCCACCGACGACG AGATGGAGCTGGTGAAGGAGAGGTTCTCCAAGCTCCTGCTCGGCGAGGACATgtccggcggcggcaagggcgtctgCACCGCCGTGGCCATCTCCAACGCCATCACCAACCTCTACG CGACGGTGTTCGGGAGTTGCCACAAGTTGGAGCCGCTGCCGGCGGGGAAGAAGGCGATGTGGACAAGAGAGATGGACTGCCTCCTCTCCGTCTGCGACTACATCGTCGAGTTCTACCCGTCAACGCAGACCCTGCCTGATGGGACCAAAGTTGAG ATCATGGAGACCAGACCAAGATCGGACATTTACACCAACCTTCCCGCGCTCGAGAAGCTCGACGCCATGCTCATC GACATTCTGGACAGCTTCCAGAAGGCAGAGTTCTGGTACGCGGACGCCGGGACGAGGTCGTTCGGCTCGGtcacctcgtcgtcgtcgtcgaggaTGTCATCGTCGTTCAGGAGGTCGGCTCACCGGAACGAAGACAAGTGGTGGCTGCCGGTGCCCTGCGTCCCGGACGCCGGCCTCACCGACAAGGCGCGCAAGGACCTTCAACAGAGGCGCGACTGCGCCAACCAGATCCACAAGGCCGCCGTCGCCATCAACAGCGGCGTCCTCAGCGACATGGAGGTGCCAGAGTCGTTCATGGCCGTGCTCCCCAAG AGTGGGCGGGCAAGCGTGGGGGACTCGGTGTACCGCGTCATGCTGGGCGCCGACAAGTTCTCGCCGGAGTTCCTGCTCGACACGCTCGACATCTCGTCGGAGCACGACGCACTGGCGATGGCCGACCGGGTGGAGGCCGCCATGTACGTGTGGCTGCGCAAGGCTAGCGGCAGCCATGGCAAGCTGCCGTGGAGCAAGGTCAAGGAGCTCGCGGCCGCCGACGACGACAAGAACGTGACGCTGGCGAACAGGGCCGAGAGCCTCCTGCTCTGCATCAAGCACCGCTTCCCTGGCCTGTCGCAGACCACCGTGGACACCAGCAAGATTCAGTTCAACAAG GATGTTGGGCAAGCGATCCTGGAGAGCTACTCAAGGGTTTTGGAGAGCTTGGCTTTCAACATTGTTTCATGGATCGATGATGTTCTTTTCGTCGACAGGTCGATTAGGAAATTCAGTGACAACCTGAAGCCCTGA
- the LOC136463203 gene encoding uncharacterized protein has protein sequence MPASGAAAATASGGPEPVPTGSGASAPQRPSTQPLPSRSGSAATPSTPTLVPGHSAAASTGVEPAHAGSTGSAATPLPPAPPPAPTPEAATVTATASAAPPPPPPVGPARTPTGDEDAAKGTTTTAPLAAEGATYGASSPPPLGLDACSAADTTGPWGAVTASMGASSSSLSPAAAPFFPGCSSGGRSKSRRWVDDDEEETDDDQPATYLEAARRPVMPASPSPVRRHTRSAAVLGRRGAGPLHGCAATERGRQGHGRRRRKRNRPRPQLVNGLPMRPVDGRVPARQRLGRRGRVSAPNNDGWREILPRQVSGSAAATSAGPRPSQGQLSRVKKIPAELHDRCFNCLSYSHRVATCWLPRRCLRCRGFGHLVKDYRRRAASTSVAVGADLPRYSARVDPTSSQHAPHGGARGTASEAVGGAGGRRRRQHRRRKTKPKAIGTGAPADHADRAPTSTAALSFPEPDPVALALCEVEAPVADTGSPTTAAQWMTDLSLMSLVQGPPQLTPPRAGAPGVVEGSTTHSDATPTPREAARRLARFTEEVQLKRMSSLIASPPRQKVATKGQPMPKRSRRIAAQPLAHIPTSKRGEVLFMRRMGFAPPAGPISSASKRAYDDFFAMNWTSSEVEALDELFPATTATIGTRLFTDDGAESRGH, from the exons ATGCCGGCGTCGGGAGCTGCCGCCGCCACTGCCAGTGGTGGACCCGAGCCCGTCCCCACTGGATCCGGTGCTTCGGCCCCTCAGCGGCCCTCCACGCAACCGTTGCCGTCGAGGTCGGGCTCCGCCGCCACTCCGTCCACGCCGACGTTGGTGCCGGGCCACTCTGCTGCAGCCTCCACCGGCGTCGAGCCCGCCCATGCGGGATCCACGGGCTCAGCGGCCACTCCGCTGCCACCTGCGCCGCCCCCGGCGCCGACCCCAGAAGCAGCCACAGTGACCGCCACTGCCTCAGCCGctccaccgccgcctcctcccgTGGGGCCCGCGCGAACGCCGACCGGGGACGAGGACGCCGCCAAGGGCACCACCACGACCGCGCCGCTGGCGGCCGAGGGGGCCACCTATGGCGCTTCGTCCCCACCGCCGCTGGGGCTGGATGCGTGCAGCGCCGCGGACACGACCGGGCCCTGGGGTGCCGTCACGGCATCGATGGGCGCCTCAAGCTCCTCCCTCTCGCCGGCCGCGGCACCATTCTTCCCCGGATGCTCTTCGGGAGGGCGTTCGAAGAGCCGGCGGTGggtggacgacgacgaggaggagaccGATGACGATCAACCCGCGACATACCTGGAGGCCGCTCGTCGCCCGGTGATGCCGGCCTCACCGTCCCCCGTGCGCCGCCACACTCGTTCAGCCGCGGTTTTGGGGCGCCGCGGAGCAGGGCCTTTGCACGGCTGTGCTGCTACTGAACGGGGCCGACAGGGACATGGCCGTAGGCGGAGGAAGCGCAACCGGCCACGCCCGCAGCTGGTGAACGGCTTGCCTATGCGGCCGGTGGACGGCCGTGTCCCTGCCCGCCAACGACTTGGCCGTCGTGGACGGGTCTCCGCCCCCAACAACGATGGGTGGCGTGAGATTCTCCCCCGGCAGGTCTCGGGGTCTGCTGCTGCTACCTCGGCGGGGCCTCGCCCCAGCCAAGGGCAACTCTCGCGGGTCAAGAAGATCCCGGCAGAGCTACACGACAGATGCTTCAACTGCCTCTCCTACTCGCACCGAGTAGCGACTTGTTGGTTGCCACGTCGTTGCCTGCGCTGTCGCGGATTCGGGCACCTCGTCAAGGACTACAGGCGAAGGGCTGCTTCGACCTCGGTGGCGGTGGGTGCCGACCTGCCACGGTATTCTGCTCGCGTCGACCCTACGTCCTCCCAGCACGCGCCGCACGGCGGTGCGAGGGGTACCGCATCGGAGGCCGTGGGTGGCGCCGGTGggagacgacgacgacaacaTCGGCGACGCAAGACTAAGCCGAAGGCGATCGGCACGGGTGCACCTGCCGACCACGCTGACAGGGCACCTACTTCTACTGCTGCACTGAGCTTTCCCGAGCCAGATCCGGTGGCGCTGGCGCTGTGC GAGGTTGAGGCACCGGTGGCGGACACCGGTTCCCCGACGACGGCTGCTCAGTGGATGACAGACTTGTCTCTGATGTCGCTAGTGCAGGGGCCGCCACAACTCACGCCACCACGAGCGGGAGCACCCGGCGTCGTAGAGGGTTCCACCACCCACAGCGACGCGACGCCCACACCACGCGAAGCTGCACGACGTCTCGCACGGTTCACTGAGGAGGTGCAGCTCAAGAGAATGTCGTCTCTAATCGCTAGCCCACCCAGGCAGAAGGTGGCAACCAAAGGGCAGCCCATGCCAAAGCGGAGCAGACGGATCGCCGCTCAGCCGCTGGCGCACATTCCGACCTCCAAGCGGGGCGAGGTGCTCTTCATGCGGAGGATGGGCTTTGCACCGCCGGCAGGTCCAATCTCATCCGCGTCCAAAAGAGCTTACGACGACTTTTTCGCAATGAACTGGACGTCGAGCGAAGTGGAAGCACTGGACGAGCTGTTCCCGGCGACCACTGCGACGATTGGTACAAGGCTCTTCACGGATGACGGAGCAGAGTCGCGCGGCCATTAG
- the LOC136541449 gene encoding uncharacterized protein, with translation MGRRGHRRSASQDEDNVGCVWGLMRMLYFRRDPKLLLDAKQLSGRHTFREVSERGHSAKWPKDFDEIEEDGNIEECTSQKPTVKNLVEDELGKVKLLKKNPNGEVQRRLADLGNDVSLDRSSEHTNKSTDNSYHQAGISTPSTPSMDSGVLNYAEEYDLESVLVNFLGEIYSCHNECPHSDCKNKNELCPSLKALIHKKVNELNNLPRNIGCGQSQEGNDDKLSDQNNLSNTMAAQSKQFKDALEILGSNNELFVKLLQKPNPHIADSIQKHENSKVAAGLEPNKIHGQTNFVGGRGGSKQHPLATKEQAKERKYMFFWRKGKSNRRQMLEATDAAQTVSKIVILKPNPERGINQKAATARTLHQQPCTSHAPECSGRENSKFSIKEVKKRFRFVTGESRRERNLAPAEDLQGDPHKLKDSVIAINKDFRHLPGSLANKSVSDIKNDIKPFISSKQKQQNGSISEISSDILAPKGTSIFYEEAKRHLTEMLKDNDCSVNYPAVQISKSLEGILSLPHGNVSSPRSSLRGKDYLDPSPGETDVYVACEVEREECTQERSQSQEDLGSIARCTSAAVDDQVTVREGYYTNEAQEGPKHAHNEPGTLCIEGIDKFICGENICNEQSIPAEQSRDGVYQEILEEIKRGKEHVKMPLTSAEVIVEKLGQQEPETPEPRASTKLISDVSPEQSDEKQERPSPVSVLESFFEDIGSPDCINKKECELHGLQRTLYFPDNEPDVHVLWEDKGVRVDYIKLVLELSELCAEQNLEVWYLEDELISPCLFEELQSQGDHTDDLKLLFDCICEALTEIQERYFRLSSWLTFLKHDIQTAPIGENLITEIDRYVYRYIQYSLPSTLEQIIKRDLEVETWMNIRSKTEEIVMEIWEFVLDELIDETVFDLWI, from the exons AACATAGAAGAATGCACTTCGCAGAAACCAACAGTCAAAAACCTTGTGGAGGATGAATTGGGAAAAGTAAAGCTGCTGAAGAAAAATCCAAATGGTGAGGTTCAGAGAAGATTAGCGGACCTGGGAAATGATGTCTCTCTTGATAGGAGTTCAGAGCATACAAATAAATCAACAGATAACTCGTATCACCAGGCAGGAATCTCTACGCCTTCAACTCCATCAATGGATTCTGGGGTTTTGAATTATGCTGAAGAATATGATCTTGAATCTGTCCTGGTGAATTTCCTAGGTGAAATATATAGTTGTCACAATGAATGCCCACACAGTGATTGCAAAAATAAGAATGAATTGTGTCCTTCACTGAAGGCCCTAATCCATAAAAAGGTCAATGAATTGAATAATCTTCCTCGCAATATTGGCTGTGGGCAATCTCAAGAGGGTAATGATGATAAACTATCTGACCAGAATAATCTTTCTAACACCATGGCAGCCCAATCCAAACAATTCAAGGATGCATTGGAAATACTGGGTTCAAACAATGAACTTTTCGTGAAGCTGCTTCAGAAGCCAAATCCACATATAGCTGACAGTATCCAAAAGCATGAAAACAGTAAGGTAGCTGCTGGATTAGAGCCCAATAAAATTCATGGACAGACCAATTTTGTTGGAGGAAGAGGAGGCTCAAAGCAGCATCCTTTGGCTACAAAAGAGCAGGCTAAAGAGAGAAAATATATGTTCTTCTGGAGGAAGGGTAAATCAAATAGAAGGCAGATGCTTGAGGCAACTGACGCAGCTCAGACTGTTAGCAAAATTGTTATTCTGAAGCCAAATCCAGAAAGAGGGATTAATCAGAAAGCAGCTACTGCAAGAACTTTACATCAACAGCCTTGTACATCGCATGCTCCTGAATGCAGTGGAAGGGAAAACTCAAAGTTTTCAATTAAGGAAGTCAAGAAAAGATTCAGATTTGTGACTGGTGAGAGTAGAAGAGAAAGAAATTTGGCACCTGCAGAGGACCTTCAAGGAGACCCACATAAGCTCAAAGATTCTGTTATTGCAATTAATAAAGATTTTAGACATCTCCCTGGTAGCTTGGCAAACAAGTCTGTGTCAGACATTAAGAATGACATCAAACCTTTCATCAGCAGTAAGCAAAAGCAGCAAAATGGGAGCATAAGCGAAATCAGTAGCGATATATTAGCACCAAAAGGCACGTCTATCTTCTATGAAGAGGCCAAGAGGCATTTAACAGAGATGCTAAAAGATAATGACTGTTCTGTAAACTATCCAGCAGTTCAAATCTCAAAATCCTTGGAAGGCATACTTTCTCTTCCTCATGGCAATGTGTCAAGCCCTAGGAGTAGCCTGAGGGGAAAGGATTACCTTGACCCCTCACCTGGAGAAACAGATGTTTATGTTGCATGTGAGGTTGAGAGAGAAGAATGCACACAAGAGAGAAGCCAATCACAAGAGGATTTAGGAAGCATTGCTCGCTGTACTAGTGCAGCAGTTGATGATCAGGTGACAGTTCGAGAAGGATATTACACGAATGAAGCACAAGAAG GACCAAAACATGCTCATAATGAGCCAGGCACTCTGTGTATTGAAGGAATTGACAAATTCATTTGCGGCGAAAACATTTGCAATGAACAGTCCATTCCAGCAGAACAAAGCAGAGACGGTGTATATCAG GAAATACTAGAAGAAATAAAACGAGGAAAAGAACATGTTAAAATGCCCCTGACTTCTGCTGAGGTCATAGTTGAAAAATTGGGGCAGCAAGAGCCAGAAACACCAGAACCAAGAGCATCAACCAAATTAATCTCAGATGTTTCTCCTGAACAAAGCGATGAAAAGCAAGAGAGGCCCAGTCCAGTATCTGTTCTTGAGTCATTCTTTGAAGATATTGGCAGTCCGGACTGCATAaataagaaagaat gTGAGCTGCATGGTCTCCAAAGGACCCTGTATTTTCCAGATAATGAACCAGATGTTCACGTCCTTTGGGAGGACAAGGGTGTCAGGGTGGATTACATAAAGTTGGTGCTAGAACTCTCAGAGTTGTGTGCAGAACAAAATTTAGAGGTATGGTACCTAGAGGATGAATTAATCAGCCCCTGCTTGTTTGAAGAACTACAGAGTCAGGGTGATCACACGGATGATCTAAAGCTTCTGTTTGACTGTATCTGTGAAGCTCTAACAGAGATCCAAGAGAGATATTTTAGACTCTCTTCTTGGCTAACTTTTCTAAAACACGACATACAGACAGCTCCAATAGGAGAAAACCTCATCACAGAAATTGATAGATATGTTTACAGGTATATCCAATATAGTCTTCCAAGTACTCTAGAGCAGATAATTAAGAGGGATCTGGAAGTTGAGACGTGGATGAATATTAGATCGAAAACTGAAGAGATTGTTATGGAGATCTGGGAGTTTGTATTGGATGAGTTGATAGATGAGACTGTCTTTGATTTGTGGATTTGA